From Psychroflexus torquis ATCC 700755, the proteins below share one genomic window:
- a CDS encoding AMP-dependent synthetase/ligase codes for MSSLKRLFDFPYYQLEKFNLEDALVTKYNGEWKSTSSKEYVAQLNKISRGLLRLGVQPNDKIALISTNNRTEWNIMDIGIMQLGAQDVPIYPTICQEDYAYVLNHSESKFCFVSDKEVYDKVMAIKGQVKSLKEVYTFDDVDGAKNWSEVLELGTDESNQSEVQSLMDKVTENDLATLIYTSGTTGRPKGVMLSHKNIASNALHSSTRLPLDLGTAKALSFLPVCHIYERMLQYMYQFSGVSVYFAESIETISDNLKEIKPDVMSAVPRLLEKVYDKIIAKGTDLTGIKKNLFFWAVELGLQYQPYGANGWWYETRLKLARKLIFVKWQEALGGNLKVIASGSAALQPRLARVFNAAGMSVMEGYGLTETSPVVAVNDMRNGGFKIGTVGLPLPETEVKIAKDGEILVKGPQVMMGYYKDKKKTDEVINNGFFHTGDIGEVDRQGFLKITDRKKEMFKTSGGKYVAPQIIENVMKQSRFIEQIMVVGEGQKMPAALIQLNEEFAKEWGERKNLHLGSTLSEMVTHQELIDRIQEEIDFYNQKFGNWEKIKRFELTPDVWSIEKEHLTPTMKLKRRVIKERYMDLYNKIYSN; via the coding sequence ATGTCATCACTTAAACGTTTATTTGATTTCCCATACTATCAATTAGAAAAATTTAATCTAGAAGATGCTCTTGTTACGAAATACAATGGCGAATGGAAATCTACTTCTTCAAAAGAGTATGTTGCTCAACTCAATAAAATAAGCCGAGGTTTACTGAGACTTGGTGTGCAACCCAATGATAAAATAGCCCTTATTTCTACCAACAACAGAACAGAGTGGAATATCATGGATATTGGAATAATGCAACTTGGTGCTCAAGATGTGCCTATATATCCCACTATTTGTCAAGAAGACTATGCTTATGTTTTAAATCATAGTGAATCTAAATTTTGCTTTGTCTCCGATAAAGAGGTGTATGACAAGGTTATGGCCATAAAAGGACAAGTAAAATCCTTAAAAGAAGTTTATACTTTTGATGACGTTGATGGCGCTAAAAATTGGTCTGAGGTTTTGGAACTTGGAACCGACGAAAGTAATCAATCTGAAGTTCAATCTCTTATGGACAAAGTGACCGAAAACGATTTAGCAACTTTAATATATACGTCGGGAACCACAGGTCGGCCAAAAGGTGTAATGCTTTCTCACAAAAATATTGCTAGCAATGCCCTCCATAGCTCAACCCGTCTGCCTTTAGACTTGGGAACTGCAAAAGCCTTAAGTTTTTTACCAGTTTGCCATATTTACGAGAGAATGCTTCAGTATATGTATCAATTTAGCGGTGTGAGTGTTTACTTTGCCGAATCAATTGAAACTATAAGTGATAATCTAAAAGAAATTAAACCAGATGTAATGTCTGCTGTGCCAAGACTTTTGGAGAAAGTATACGATAAGATTATCGCTAAAGGAACCGATCTTACGGGGATAAAGAAAAACCTTTTTTTCTGGGCCGTTGAACTAGGCTTACAATATCAACCCTATGGTGCTAATGGCTGGTGGTACGAAACGCGCCTCAAACTAGCCAGGAAATTAATTTTTGTCAAATGGCAAGAAGCCTTAGGTGGAAACCTAAAAGTTATTGCTTCTGGGAGTGCAGCTTTACAACCGCGTCTAGCCAGAGTCTTCAATGCTGCTGGAATGAGTGTTATGGAAGGATATGGATTGACTGAAACTTCACCTGTCGTTGCTGTTAACGATATGAGAAATGGTGGTTTCAAAATTGGTACGGTAGGTCTTCCCCTCCCAGAAACTGAAGTTAAAATTGCAAAAGATGGTGAAATTCTAGTTAAAGGTCCTCAAGTCATGATGGGCTATTATAAAGACAAAAAGAAAACAGACGAAGTCATAAATAATGGTTTTTTCCATACTGGAGATATAGGTGAAGTAGATAGACAAGGATTCTTAAAAATCACCGATCGTAAGAAGGAAATGTTTAAGACCTCTGGTGGTAAATATGTTGCGCCACAGATTATCGAAAATGTGATGAAACAATCTCGATTTATCGAACAAATTATGGTCGTTGGTGAAGGTCAAAAAATGCCTGCTGCTCTTATACAATTGAATGAAGAGTTTGCAAAAGAATGGGGAGAACGTAAAAATCTTCATCTTGGCAGTACATTGTCAGAAATGGTAACACACCAAGAATTAATTGACAGAATACAGGAAGAAATTGACTTTTACAATCAGAAATTTGGAAACTGGGAGAAGATCAAAAGATTTGAACTTACGCCTGATGTTTGGAGCATCGAAAAAGAACACCTTACTCCTACTATGAAACTGAAAAGAAGAGTTATAAAAGAAAGATATATGGATCTTTACAATAAAATTTACTCCAATTAA
- a CDS encoding heavy-metal-associated domain-containing protein — MKKVIVLVLLSFGMFAFSQNKNARVSMEVDGICGMCKERIEKAAIRTKGVKSAVWSIDTHELKLIFDERKTNVTTISECLAAVGHDTKEIKATEEQYNSVHECCKYRDEEVVKDHEGENKKQ; from the coding sequence ATGAAAAAAGTAATTGTACTAGTACTATTAAGTTTTGGAATGTTTGCATTCTCACAAAACAAAAATGCACGCGTTTCTATGGAAGTAGACGGAATTTGCGGCATGTGTAAAGAGCGTATTGAAAAAGCAGCTATTAGAACCAAAGGGGTTAAATCTGCCGTTTGGAGTATAGATACACATGAGTTAAAACTCATTTTTGACGAACGTAAAACCAATGTAACAACAATTTCTGAATGTCTAGCAGCAGTTGGTCACGACACAAAAGAAATTAAAGCGACAGAGGAACAATACAATTCTGTACACGAATGTTGTAAGTATCGCGATGAAGAAGTCGTGAAAGACCATGAAGGCGAGAATAAAAAACAATAA